In Armatimonas rosea, a single genomic region encodes these proteins:
- a CDS encoding sulfatase family protein — MLLSFIALPFILAPQVPSPLSSRWNVVLVTADDMNADSAGWMGNKLGATPNLDAFAATAHRFVNHHVSVPICQPSRAALLTGRVPHRNGALGFNPISPGVPTLVGKLKEAGWFTASLNKQAHMKPDSAFPWDLALTGSGKNPSVFGEQVRQCVKAASVAGKPFFINANITDPHRPFFGAGSSPEEKEGSVKPYTLEEVTVPSFLEDITPVRKEVAQYYSSVRRGDQSFGALMAAIKSTGHETDTVVVFLSDHGMSFPFSKATVYRNGTWSPVLLRYPGMGSPQKREEFVSSVDILPTLMELLKQPPLEGVDGRSWGPLLHGERPTDRDYVVTHVNTVSSGKSFPQRCIRTKDFSYQFHAWPNGTPQFRVEAMSGITFAALKKGAESDSKLKARVDQLTIGVPEQLFDLRSDPDERTNVSADPKYKTELTRLRQLLLAHMEKTSDPQLGNFRKQLEGRL, encoded by the coding sequence ATGCTCCTGAGCTTTATTGCGCTGCCGTTTATCCTAGCCCCCCAGGTACCATCGCCGTTGTCGTCGCGCTGGAACGTCGTACTCGTAACCGCCGATGACATGAACGCGGACTCGGCGGGCTGGATGGGCAACAAGCTGGGGGCGACTCCGAACTTGGATGCCTTTGCGGCCACCGCGCACCGGTTTGTCAACCACCATGTCAGTGTGCCTATCTGCCAGCCGAGCCGTGCGGCGCTCCTAACCGGTCGTGTGCCCCATCGCAACGGCGCACTCGGCTTCAACCCGATCTCGCCGGGCGTGCCGACTCTCGTCGGCAAGCTCAAGGAGGCAGGCTGGTTTACGGCATCGCTCAATAAGCAAGCCCATATGAAGCCCGACAGCGCCTTTCCCTGGGATCTGGCACTCACGGGCTCGGGGAAGAACCCAAGTGTCTTTGGGGAGCAGGTTCGCCAGTGTGTCAAGGCGGCGAGCGTCGCCGGTAAGCCATTTTTTATCAACGCCAATATCACCGACCCCCATCGGCCCTTTTTCGGCGCGGGAAGCTCGCCTGAGGAAAAAGAGGGCAGTGTCAAGCCCTACACACTGGAAGAGGTCACCGTTCCCTCGTTTCTGGAAGACATTACGCCGGTTCGAAAGGAAGTGGCACAGTACTACAGCAGTGTCCGGCGGGGGGATCAGAGCTTCGGAGCACTGATGGCGGCGATCAAGAGCACCGGGCACGAGACGGATACCGTGGTCGTGTTCCTCTCGGACCATGGGATGTCATTTCCGTTCTCAAAGGCGACGGTCTACCGCAATGGCACCTGGTCGCCGGTGCTGCTCCGTTATCCGGGAATGGGCAGTCCCCAAAAGCGTGAGGAGTTTGTCAGTAGCGTGGACATCCTTCCCACCCTCATGGAGCTACTGAAACAGCCCCCGCTTGAGGGGGTGGACGGGCGCTCGTGGGGGCCGCTGCTCCACGGCGAGAGACCGACCGACCGAGACTACGTGGTGACCCATGTCAATACGGTCAGTAGCGGCAAGAGCTTTCCCCAGCGCTGTATTCGCACCAAGGACTTTTCCTATCAGTTCCATGCCTGGCCCAATGGCACGCCGCAGTTTCGTGTCGAGGCGATGAGTGGGATCACGTTTGCAGCGCTCAAGAAAGGCGCTGAGAGTGACTCGAAGCTCAAGGCGCGTGTGGATCAGCTCACGATTGGTGTGCCGGAGCAGCTCTTCGACCTACGCTCCGACCCGGATGAACGCACCAACGTGAGCGCCGATCCCAAGTACAAAACCGAGCTGACACGTCTTCGGCAACTTCTCCTGGCTCATATGGAAAAAACAAGCGATCCCCAGCTAGGGAACTTTCGCAAACAGCTGGAGGGAAGGCTGTGA
- a CDS encoding type II secretion system protein, with protein sequence MSLSCPNGARRGGFTLIELLVVIAIIAILAAILFPVFAQAREKARQTTCLSNERQIGVALMMYMQDNDSRSVVAHHESPPLYPWYGGLQPYLKNDGIFRCPSLNDTITSYEPPLTAATWATTRTDYLINGLLAHGVSQSAVATPAEQIMVGERHKGWACFDYDAWLPEFTEERGWLDGSGIAPDGTVEPGNKGRHSEGDNYLFTDGHAKWLRWNQTLSVGAAPFGMHNRDGLAAPTDSM encoded by the coding sequence ATGAGTCTCTCTTGTCCAAACGGTGCTCGTCGTGGTGGCTTCACCTTGATCGAGCTTCTGGTGGTGATCGCGATCATCGCGATTCTGGCTGCCATTCTTTTTCCTGTCTTTGCCCAGGCCCGTGAGAAAGCGCGCCAGACAACCTGTCTGTCCAACGAACGGCAGATCGGGGTGGCGCTGATGATGTACATGCAAGACAACGATAGCCGCTCGGTCGTCGCCCACCACGAGTCGCCTCCGCTCTATCCCTGGTATGGTGGGCTCCAGCCCTATCTGAAGAACGATGGTATCTTTCGCTGTCCCTCGTTAAACGACACGATCACCTCCTATGAGCCGCCTCTGACGGCAGCAACCTGGGCGACGACTCGGACGGACTATCTGATCAATGGGCTCCTAGCACATGGAGTGAGCCAGTCTGCCGTCGCGACCCCTGCGGAGCAGATCATGGTGGGAGAGCGTCATAAAGGCTGGGCCTGCTTCGACTACGATGCCTGGCTCCCCGAGTTCACGGAGGAGCGTGGCTGGCTCGATGGCTCCGGGATTGCACCCGATGGCACGGTGGAGCCGGGCAACAAGGGGCGACACTCCGAGGGGGATAACTACCTCTTCACCGATGGTCATGCGAAGTGGCTACGCTGGAACCAGACGTTGAGTGTCGGCGCTGCGCCCTTTGGGATGCACAACCGTGACGGCCTTGCGGCACCTACCGATAGCATGTAG
- a CDS encoding 4Fe-4S dicluster domain-containing protein: protein MPYVIAEPCVGVKDKSCVAVCPVDCIHGGDDDNQLFIDPSECIDCGLCEPECPVDAIFMDDEVPEKWSSFIQLNADYYKK, encoded by the coding sequence ATGCCCTACGTGATTGCCGAGCCCTGCGTCGGCGTGAAAGACAAGTCCTGCGTTGCGGTCTGCCCGGTGGATTGTATCCACGGCGGCGACGATGACAACCAGCTTTTTATCGACCCCTCTGAGTGTATCGACTGTGGCCTCTGCGAGCCTGAGTGCCCGGTGGACGCGATCTTTATGGATGACGAAGTGCCTGAGAAATGGTCGAGCTTCATCCAGCTCAACGCCGATTACTATAAAAAATAA
- a CDS encoding acyl-CoA thioesterase gives MLLTARIRVRTYELDSFGHVNNAVYLQYFEQARDEYLRLMGLSFADFARTQTQFVITEARVRYIRSAHYGDELLITGEILAQGPASTLFTYKVTRDDTLIAEGETRGAFLSATTGRPIRVPEPFKSAFQTQSKTDRELARPAVDETKNA, from the coding sequence ATGTTGCTGACAGCCCGAATCCGGGTGCGAACCTATGAGCTAGACTCGTTCGGGCATGTCAACAATGCGGTCTATCTGCAGTACTTCGAGCAGGCCCGTGATGAGTATCTTCGGCTCATGGGGCTCTCCTTTGCGGACTTTGCCCGCACCCAGACCCAGTTTGTGATCACCGAGGCGCGCGTTCGCTACATCCGCTCCGCACACTACGGCGACGAGCTGCTGATCACGGGCGAGATCCTCGCGCAGGGGCCCGCTAGCACCCTCTTTACCTACAAGGTCACTCGCGACGATACCCTCATCGCCGAGGGGGAGACTCGCGGTGCCTTTCTCAGCGCCACCACCGGGCGTCCCATCCGGGTCCCTGAGCCCTTCAAGAGCGCCTTCCAGACACAAAGCAAAACGGACCGAGAACTCGCTCGGCCCGCTGTGGATGAGACAAAAAACGCTTAG
- a CDS encoding S1C family serine protease has product MKEFVKKLAAFGVCSVGLGTGLGVGLGATTGTFSLSPAVQAQPSTAKSTEEQNIVRVVKSVSPSVVRIEQGRGLGTGVVIDSKQGLILTNAHVVAGASQVLVRSKGGQQLEGRVLGTDKEIDIAVVQVKTARPLPAAPLGDSDRLEVGQTTIAIGNPLGLDQTVTTGVVSALNRRLSRQDEQGFIQTDAAINPGNSGGPLLDSQGRVIGINTAVLRADGAEGLGLAIPIRTAQQIAQKLISGRSERKTDRKPYLGIQFTGFDEKIARAYNLPVSRGLMIEAIDPSGPAARAGMRPGDILVRLNNTPLVGSLDLPRLLRDKKPGESVTFGVVRGSRALTVKAVLGEAP; this is encoded by the coding sequence ATGAAAGAGTTTGTCAAGAAGCTAGCAGCGTTTGGTGTTTGCTCGGTCGGGCTGGGGACAGGTCTGGGTGTGGGCCTGGGCGCGACCACGGGGACCTTTAGCCTCTCCCCCGCCGTGCAGGCACAGCCCTCGACCGCCAAGAGCACCGAGGAGCAGAACATCGTCCGTGTCGTCAAGAGCGTCTCGCCGTCGGTGGTGCGGATCGAGCAGGGTCGTGGCCTAGGCACAGGCGTGGTCATCGACAGCAAGCAGGGGCTGATCCTCACCAATGCCCACGTGGTCGCCGGAGCCTCCCAGGTGCTGGTGCGCTCCAAGGGTGGCCAGCAGCTCGAAGGGCGCGTCCTGGGCACCGACAAAGAGATCGATATCGCCGTTGTTCAGGTCAAGACCGCACGCCCCCTCCCTGCGGCCCCGCTGGGCGACTCCGACCGGCTTGAGGTAGGCCAGACCACGATTGCGATTGGAAACCCGCTAGGGCTGGACCAGACCGTCACCACGGGCGTCGTCTCCGCGCTCAACCGGCGCCTGAGCCGCCAGGACGAGCAGGGCTTTATCCAGACCGATGCCGCCATCAACCCCGGCAACTCGGGCGGTCCCCTGCTCGACTCGCAAGGCCGGGTGATCGGGATCAACACCGCGGTCCTCCGCGCCGATGGTGCCGAGGGCCTGGGGCTAGCGATTCCCATCCGCACGGCCCAGCAGATCGCCCAGAAGCTCATCAGCGGCCGCTCGGAGCGCAAGACCGACCGCAAGCCCTACCTGGGGATTCAGTTCACGGGCTTCGACGAGAAGATCGCCCGGGCCTACAACCTGCCGGTCTCCCGTGGGCTCATGATCGAGGCCATCGACCCCAGTGGCCCTGCAGCACGGGCCGGAATGCGGCCGGGCGATATCCTTGTTCGGCTCAACAACACCCCCTTGGTCGGCTCGCTGGACCTCCCCCGCCTGCTCCGCGACAAGAAGCCCGGAGAGAGTGTCACCTTCGGAGTTGTGCGTGGAAGCCGCGCCCTCACGGTCAAAGCCGTGCTCGGTGAGGCTCCCTAG